Proteins encoded by one window of Fusarium graminearum PH-1 chromosome 1, whole genome shotgun sequence:
- a CDS encoding urease produces the protein MHYTPREVEKLAFSHAGYLAQKRLAHGRKLNHLESSALISNVLQEMQVEGTFETGTHLITIHNPISTDEGDLKMAFYGSFIPVPSAELFPSVNEADFHPLAMPGAIEPAEAEDIILNAGRDRVIITVTNKGTRAVHVGSHFHFMDTNPDLNFDREKAYGYHLDLPAGEFLRFEPNEPKSVTLVQIGGSKVIQGGSGLAKGPVNRHNAQNILQQLQQAGYQHSLEASEEQSLIRPCSISRKAYASAYGPTTGDLIRLGSTDLWAKVEKDYTFYGDECTLGCGKTIRDGMGAASGCADADCLDLAIVNAVIIDWTGIFKADIGIKDGIIVGIGKAGNPSVMDGVSDNMVIGSNTDIIDAGGKIVTAGGVDTHVHNICPQQAFEAISSGITTLFGGGTGPSTSSTAVNGTASKKYIRQMMQACDQLPVNFGLVGKGSDSEKIGLLDQINAGVIALKLHEDFGCTPSTIENCLNVCEEQDIQCHIHTDGLNEAGFLEHTAAIFKGRSIHVYHVEGAGGGHAPDVIKLVAYPNVLPSSTSPTMPFTTNTIEEHIDMAANCHRLSKDNPDDASFLKNRIREETISAEDILHDIGAISIMSSDSQAMGRSAEVLVCTWQAAHKNKLQRGALAEDKDTGADNFRIKRYISKYTINPAITQGISHTVGSVETGKLADLVIWDPAEFGTKPFQVLKKGFITYAQMGDPNGAVMFVSQASASQGGDVHSYNLKKQIEVVKNCRTVKKSDLKFNSATPNVDVDPETLAVTCDGMALKSEPTPCTFEGRSRRTTRQSKTTSVSSSAHSPVVHHTSHDDTLGLDNSFGVSDEQHSDRPTIFVATPPVFTPETEIPYDHAQTLSSVATTTQLQFSRSVDDIQGQSSTLLGSSSEADPWLLRHCRFDDYGLRSFYGLQFRNIGGVPNRQKIPVHFIVTPKLTNDATLDKMMSLRSRLNGLISVSMGIRLAKLADIWNIVHESLQQQLRTPDLSVLTAGLMCLHATMNHRFATTTDTFKWTWLGTLVGIAQNLGLHLETRMCAIPAEEKQMRARLWWALYIEDSWLSLLMGRPPYISDDEWDVGELDDTDFAIPTSIPCTNVGHAEITRPFRDMARLSVIAHSVQSSLYSLKASQKLSENLSLSIQTAQPIFEQLSSWRASVQVPEASRTSNNGMLNDNESYPAAILIAHATLVTHSEPPSVFIGMGYEPLKSS, from the exons ATGCATTACACACCCCGTGAG gttgagaaacTTGCCTTTTCTCATGCCGGTTATCTTGCTCAGAAGCGGCTGGCACATGGAAGGAAGCTCAATCATCTAGAGTCTAGT GCTCTCATTTCCAATGTTCTCCAAGAG ATGCAGGTCGAAGGCACTTTTGAGACTGGAACTCATTTGATTACCATCCATAACCCCATCAGTACTGACGAAGGAGACTTGAAGATGGCTTTCTACGGAAGCTTCATTCCAGTTCCCTCTGCAGAATTATTTCCTTCTGTCAACGAGGCGGACTTTCACCCTTTGGCGATGCCAGGGGCTATTGAACCAGCAGAGGCTGAAgacatcattctcaacgCGGGGCGTGACCGAGTCATAATCACTGTTACGAACAAAGGGACTCGAGCCGTTCAT GTCGGATCTCACTTTCACTTCATGGACACAAACCCTGATCTCAACTTTGATCGCGAAAAGGCCTACGGCTACCATCTCGATCTTCCAGCTGGAGAGTTTCTGCGTTTCGAGCCCAATGAGCCGAAATCCGTAACTCTAGTTCAAATCGGAGGCTCAAAGGTCATTCAAGGTGGGAGTGGCCTTGCCAAAGGTCCGGTCAACCGTCACAACGCCCAGAACATCCTCCAGCAACTGCAACAGGCGGGTTATCAGCACTCGCTTGAAGCATCAGAGGAGCAAAGTCTTATTCGACCGTGCTCAATCAGTAGAAAAGCGTATGCCTCTGCATATGGTCCTACAACAGGCGATCTGATCCGTCTTGGGTCTACTGACCTTTGGGCCAAAGTTGAGAAAGATTACACATTTTACGGCGACGAGTGCACATTGGGATGCGGCAAGACTATTCGTGATGGCATGGGAGCCGCGAGCGGTTGTGCTGATGCCGATTGTCTCGACTTGGCTATCGTCAACGCTGTCATCATTGATTGGACTGGCATTTTCAAGGCTGACATTGGGATCAAAGACGGCATCATTGTTGGCATTGGAAAGGCTGGTAACCCAAGTGTAATGGATGGTGTTTCTGACAACATGGTTATTGGATCAAACACGGACATCATTGACGCTGGTGGTAAAATTGTTACCGCTGGTGGAGTCGATACTCACGTCCATAACATTTGCCCGCAGCAGGCATTCGAGGCGATCTCATCCGGTATCACGACTCTCTTTGGAGGCGGTACCGGCCCAAG CACCTCGTCTACAGCTGTCAATGGCACTGCGAGCAAAAAGTACATTCGACAAATGATGCAAGCATGCGATCAGCTACCTGTCAACTTCGGACTCGTTGGAAAGGGAAGTGACTCCGAGAAGATCGGACTCCTTGATCAGATCAACGCCGGTGTTATTGCATTGAAGCTACATGAGGACTTTGGATGTACACCCTCCACAATTGAGAACTGTCTGAA TGTCTGCGAAGAACAGGACATCCAATGCCATATCCATACCGATGGTCTCAACGAAGCAGGCTTCCTTGAACACACAGCAGCAATCTTCAAAGGCCGAAGCATTCATGTGTACCATGTCGAAGGCGCAGGTGGCGGTCATGCACCCGACgtcatcaagcttgtcgcGTACCCAAATGTACTCCCCAGCAGCACTTCCCCGACAATGCCTTTCACTACAAACACGATTGAAGAGCATATCGACATGGCTGCTAATTGTCACCGCCTCTCAAAGGACAATCCCGATGATGCCTCATTCCTTAAGAACCGTATCCGAGAGGAAACCATTTCAGCCGAGGACATTCTTCATGACATTGGAGCGATCAGCATTATGTCATCGGATTCTCAAGCTATGGGTCGATCAGCAGAGGTGTTGGTGTGCACTTGGCAGGCGGCTCATAAGAACAAGCTCCAGCGCGGTGCTCTAGCAGAGGACAAGGACACTGGTGCAGACAACTTCCGTATCAAGCGATATATCAGCAAGTATACCATAAATCCTGCCATTACACAAGGAATCAGTCATACGGTTGGCAGTGTTGAAACGGGCAAATTGGCCGACTTGGTCATTTGGGACCCCGCTGAGTTTGGAACGAAGCCATTCCAGGTTCTTAAGAAGGGGTTTATTACTTATGCGCAAATG GGAGATCCCAACGGAGC CGTCATGTTTGTCTCTCAAGCAAGCGCTTCACAAGGTGGCGATGTTCACTCGTACAATCTCAAAAAGCAGATTGAGGTCGTGAAGAACTGTCGAACGGTGAAGAAGAGTGATCTCAAGTTTAACAGCGCTACACCcaacgttgatgttgatccCGAGACTTTG GCTGTCACTTGCGATGGAATGGCACTCAAGTCTGAGCCG ACTCCATGTACTTTCGAAGGACGATCAAGACGTACTACACGACAGAGCAAGACTACATCCGTTTCTAGCAGTGCTCATTCACCAGTTGTCCATCATACCTCTCACGATGATACATTGGGCCTTGACAACTCCTTCGGAGTATCTGACGAACAACACTCTGATAGACCAACGATCTTCGTGGCTACTCCTCCAGTCTTTACACCCGAGACCGAGATCCCGTATGATCACGCACAAACACTTAGTAGTGTCGCCACCACAACTCAGTTGCAATTTTCCAGGTCAGTGGATGATATACAGGGACAGTCATCAACCCTTCTAGGATCATCCTCCGAGGCAGATCCCTGGCTGCTACGCCACTGCCGGTTCGATGACTATGGACTCAGAAGCTTCTATGGTCTGCAGTTCCGAAATATTGGTGGAGTTCCAAACCGGCAGAAGATTCCTGTACACTTTATCGTGACCCCGAAGTTAACGAATGATGCAACGTTGGACAAAATGATGTCTTTAAGATCCAGGCTTAACGGGCTCATTTCAGTGTCCATGGGCATCAGGCTTGCCAAGCT CGCAGACATATGGAACATTGTACATGAAAGcctgcaacaacaacttcgTACCCCAGATCTCAGTGTTTTGACGGCAGGCCTCATGTGTCTCCATGCAACGATGAATCACAGATTCGCTACTACAACAGACACGTTCAAATGGACTTGGCTAGGCACTCTGGTAGGGATAGCACAGAATCTGGGTCTGCATCTTGAAACTCGTATGTGCGCCATTCCTGCTGAAGAGAAACAGATGCGTGCCCGGTTGTGGTGGGCTTTATACATCGAGGACAGCTGGTTATCATTACTTATGGGTCGTCCTCCATACATTTCTGACGATGAGTGGGACGTTGGTGAACTGGATGATACTGATTTTGCCATTCCTACAAGTATTCCATGCACCAATGTTGGACATGCTGAGATTACGAGGCCTTTCCGGGACATGGCTCGTCTCTCGGTCATTGCACACTCGGTGCAGTCTTCTTTATA TTCATTGAAGGCGTCACAGAAGCTGTCTGAGAATCTGTCGCTCTCCATCCAAACAGCGCAGCCCATATTTGAACAACTAAGCTCATGGCGCGCTTCGGTACAAGTCCCAGAggcatcaagaacaagtaACAATGGCATGCTCAACGACAATGAATCATATCCGGCAGCAATACTCATCGCACACGCAACCTTGGTCAC TCATTCAGAACCTCCATCAGTCTTCATTGGCATGGGCTACGAGCCTCTCAAGTCTAGTTAA